GGGCGATCGCAGGGCTGGAAATTGCGGCATCCACTCCAAGAGTTTAAAAGCCGTGAAGACCGATACCAAGGCTGTGAAGGCTCGTTCCAATCCCGATAGCCAGTAATTGGGAAACCATAGCGTCCAGATATCCAATACATGGCCCACCCCACAGACCAGGATAAACGTCGCAAACAGCAGGAACACGGTCGTCAAAGGTGTTTGCCGCTGCTTGGTGACAAAGTACACCAACATAGCCGGGATGGAGAAATAGGCGATCGCGATGCATAAATTGCTGGCAACATGTAACCCAACCAGGGGAGTTTGCCAGAGATAACAATGACCATGCGGCATATACGGGTTACCTGATAAAAATATCAAGTACAGCCACTCATTGATAAGCATTTTTACTTACGAAACTCCCTTGAGGTTGTCGCTGATACCAGCCTAGCAATCCTGGCAAGGTATTCAAATAAAATTGATACCGGCAGGACTGATCGTGGTTTAAACGGCACAGTACTAGCCGTTTCCCAACGGTTGATTCTTTGAGTTGACGAGGGTGACGATCGCGCGATCGCTGACCGTTACCCAGGGGAACAGAGTACAATGGCGGGCAACGGACACCTGTCCGCCTGTTGTCTTGTGAGTAAGTTAGTACGATCGCCGATGGATACCCAAACTGTTCGTGAGTGGATCAGCCTGATTCAGGGTAAACGCGAAGCCCTCGTCCGCCTGCTGGACTATCCCAACCTGGGCACCCTGCGGGTGGACATTAACCAGGCCCTTGAAGAGATCGATGATCTGCTTGACGACTTCCAGCGCACTTTCCCGGAGGCTAAGAGTTAAGGCGTCCCTAATGGCAAGGGTGACCGATAACCGATTTACCGCCGGTTGATTTCAACCCCTGGGGGGCAGGTTAATGGGAATAGTCGTTGGCTCGCCGGATTTTCTGGACAACCTGCCCCTCCCCCGTATTGGCACGATCGTTTGTACGCTTGCTTGAGGCTTTCCTTTTTCCTTCCCGTATTGGCACGATTGTTTGTACGCTTGCTTGAGGCTGTGTCTATGGCCCGTTTTCTGCATGTTGCTGATGTGCATCTCGGCTACGATCGCTACGACAACCCCCAACGTAGTCGCGATTTTTTCTGGGCTTTTCAAGACGCGCTGCAACGGTATGCGATCGAAGCGGCAGTCGATTTTGTCCTGATTGCGGGGGATTTATTTGAACATCGCCATATTCATCCGGCAACGCTGAACCAGGCGCAGTTGTGTTTAGAGCCATTGCGGGAGGCGAACATTCCGGTACTGGCGATCGAGGGGAATCATGATCACTGCCCCTACGGCACGAAGACCAGTTGGTTACGGTACCTGGCTGATTGGGAGTATTTAATTCTCTTGGAACCGGACGAAGATGCAATGGGGGATAACGGTCTTCTCAGTCCTTGGGACCCAGCAGTGCATCGGGGGGGCTATATTGACCTGCCCTGTGGGGTGCGGGTGGTGGGGTCCCATTGGTACGGGGCTGCGGCTCCCCAAATGATTGCGAAATTGGCTGCGGCTTTGCCAAACTTGCCCCCCGGTCCAGACTATACAGTGATGATGTTCCATCACGGCTTGGAGGGACAAATCAGTCGCTATACGGGGGCGCTGCGCTATGAGGATCTGCTGCCCCTCAAGCAAGCCGGGGTTGATTATTTAGCCTTAGGTCATATTCATAAGAGTTATGCCGTAGAGGGCTGGATTTTTAATCCGGGCGCGGTGGAAGCCAATAGTGTGGCCGAAAGTCGGGATCAGATTAGCCGGGGCGTCTACCTGGTCGAGTTGAACGAGGCCGGTATCCACGCGACCCTCCAGCAGGATTATCACCAACGCCCGATCGTGCGCCTCACCTATAAAGCCGATAAACGTCAATCTCAAGTGGAGTTAGAGCAGGCGATCGTCGAGCAGGTGACGCAACTGGCACGGGCCGGTGCGACGGCGGACGCGATCGTGGAGCTGCGGATACAGGGGCAAATCGGGTTCAGCCGCCTGGATTGGGATCTGCGGTCACTGCGCGAGCAGTTACTGACCCTGAGTCGCGCTCTGATCTTGTTGTTAAAACCCGATATGGCAGATACCGCCTATGAAACCTATTTAGCCGATACGGGCACGGGTTCGCCGCCCCGTCAGGTGATCGAACGGCAAGTCTTCCAGGATCTCCTGGTTGCCCAAACCCAGTATGAAGATCAGGCTGACACCCTGACCCAGGGGTTAATTGACCTGAAGGAGCGTACCCTCGCCGAACAGTCAGACGCCGATCTCTACGCCTTCGTCAGCACTCTCCTCGCCTCTTAATCCCCTGGGTACCTTCATGCCCCTGGATCTGCGTCTGTTTGTGTTAAGAGTCTCTTTGTGTTAAAAAATCTGCGCCCTGTCTCGCATGACCACTCCCCTCGTCACCCGTAACGCTTCCCTGCGCACGATCGTCCAAACCGCGATCACCTTCCTTACCAGTGACACTGCCCTCTACGTGGGCAAGCGCCTCTTGCAAGCCCTGTTCACCCTGCTCCTCGCGTCGGCCCTCAGCTTTTTTATTATTCAACTGGCTCCCGGCGATTATGTAGATACCCTGCGCCAAAACCCCCAGATCTCCCAGGCTCGTCTCGAAGAATTACAACGCCAATTTGGCCTCGATCGCCCCTGGCCGGAGCAATATGGCCGTTGGCTGTGGCAAATTATCCGCTATGGTAACTTTGGTGAAAGTTTCGTCTATGAGCGATCGGTGGCCTCGTTACTCTGGGAACGGATGGGCGCAACCCTACTGTTGGCCGTGTCTTCATTGATTGTGACCTGGGCGATCGCGATTCCCCTGGGGATTATTGGTGCCGTGAAACAGGATCAATGGGTCGATCGTGGCCTCCGGGTTCTGAGTTACCTGGGGCAAGGTTTACCCAGCTTTGTCACCGCCCTGTTGTTGCTCGTCCTGGCTCAAAATACCTCGCCCCTGTTCCCCGTGGGGGATATGACCAGCACCTTTCATGACGATCTGTCGCCTCTAGGGAAAGTGTTGGATATTGGCTGGCACATGATTTTACCGACGATCGCCTTGAGCATCACCAGCTTTGCGGGCCTCCAGCGCATCACCCGTGGGGAACTCCTGGATGTGCTGCGCCAAGATTATATTCAAACGGCACGGGCCAAGGGCTTACCAGAACACCGGGTTATCTACGGCCATGCCCTGCGTAATGCCATTAATCCCCTAATTACCCTACTGGGGTTTGAGTTTGCCAGCCTCTTGAGCGGCGCCTTTATTACAGAATACTTTTTCAACTGGCCGGGTCTCGGTCGGTTGATTCTACAAGCCGTCTTCAACCAGGATGTTTATTTGGTGATGGCCAGTCTGATGATGGGGGCGGTGATGTTGATCGTGGGTAACCTGTTGGCCGATCTACTACTACGGGCCGTCGATCCACGCATCCAGTTTACTCAAGATGCCCTGCGTTAACCCTACCCTTATATCCCCGCGGCAAAGACCTGTTCTGCTGTCAAATTTAACTCTGGAAAAGCGACGGAGAGAATGCGATCGCTGCCTCGAAATAGCTGCCCCTGATACTCGCCATTCACAAGTTGATAAACCGAAAGGGTGGGTTCTTTAGGGGAACCAATATAGCGACTACCTCCTAGACCCAAGTAATCGACAATCCAGTATTCAGGAATTCCCAAGGCTTCATAGTCAATAAACTTGTGACCATAGTCATCACGCCAGTTCGTACTGACCACTTCAATCACGACCCGGACTGATTTACCCTGAGTAATTGTGGAACGTTGCTTCCAGAGGGGTTCCTCACTCAACACCGCCTGATCCAGAATAATCACATCCGGATTGTAGCCCGACTTATCAGTGTCAAGCGGCTTGACGATCACCTGCCTGGGAATCAAATAAGGCAGCGCCAAGCGATCAATTTCAACCCCTAGCTTCATGCCCAAAAAACCACCCACCTGCTCATGGGTTCCGGTTGGCTGCATAGTAATCACAACCCCATTCCACAATTCATAACGACCATACCCATCGGGATACCAGTTGAGAAACGCCTCTAGGGTCATTAATTCAGGAACCGCTTGCAACATGACTCTGAAAGCTCCGAAGAGGAAATTAGAGTTATTTGAGATTAGGAAGAGATATCTAAGCCTCTCCCAGAGTGAGAGAGGGGTTGGGGGTGAGGGTGCTGTTTCAGCCTAAATTGCAATGACTATAGTCTTTACTTTAGCCGTTACGAGTGACGATTGCCCCCGCCCAAATCGTCCGATCGGGTGACGCCTTCGGGGGACGTGCCGCACCGGGCAGACTGACTAAGCTAGATCCCAACCTAGCATCCCATTGCATCTACCCTGCTCAGGAGGCAGATCCATGCAAGCTGCGACGACAACGCCCCTTTCCCGCAGTCAATTCAAGACCGTCATTCAGCAGATTTTACGCACGGGCAAGATCACGCCAGACGCCAAGCACCAGCTTCTGGCCGCCAACCGTTGGGAAGCCCCCCTCACCGTTGAAGAATTGGCTGCGGTTCAGGCCGTGACTGCTCGCCTCCAGATGGGTTTTGTGCGCGTAGTGGATTAAAGTTCGATCATTTCCCGCACTTCCGTAATGCCCTGTTCCGCATCCACAAATTCCTGCACCCGTGCCCGATACTCCCGCAGGATCTCATCCACCCAATGGCGATCGGCACTGTTCGCGAACAAATGCACCAGCGGTTCCCCCGCATCGGGCAAGACTAAAATCCAACTGTCCCGATTCGGGCTAAAGATTTTTACCCCATCGATGAGTTCAATGTCTGCTGCCGGATGGGTTTCCACCAGGTAGCGCATCAGTGTTCCCTTGGCGCCCCAGGGACACCGAACGGTATAACTCTTGTGATACACGTTGGGTAAGTCGGCTCGCATTTGCCCTAGGGCACGAGGGCCGCCGCCTATCCCATTTTGTTCTTGTAAAGACAACATTTCCACCAATTTTGCCACACAGAACATGGCATCAAAGCCGGGGTGTAATTGGGGGAAAATAAAACCCATTTCACCGCTGCCCCCCAGGACGACATTGGGATTCGTTTGGCAGGCTTCCATCAAGGCTGTCGGGTTGGCCTTGGTCCGAATGACATGGCCGCCGTGACGATAGGCGATTTGCTCGATCGCGCTAGAGGCATGAACCGGCACCACCACCGTCCCACGCGGATGCTGGGTCAGGACCATATTCACCATCAGGGCCGTCAGGGTTTCGCCGCGAATGGCGATGCCCATCTCGTCCACCAAGACCAACTGTTCACCATTGGCTGCCATCTGGACCCCAAAGCTGGCCTTCAGTGCCTCAACCACGTGACCCAATTGATTGAGCAGGGCTTCCCGTTCCGTGTGGGTGGGTCCCGTCTGATGCAGGCTGGCGTTAAGGACGACAGCATCACAGCCAAATTTCGCTAGGAGTTGGGGTAAGACGGCCCCGGAGACGGCGTAGGCGTAGTCAATTACAATTTTCGATCGCCCCCGCTGAATCGCCTCTACATTGAGATTGCGCTCAAACCCCTGACTGTAAAGCTCGATCACCTGGGTGGGATACACCATGTTGCCAATTTCATGGATCTGGGCACGGCGCATATCTTCCTTAAAAAAGGCCCCTTCAATCTTTTTCTCCTTCGCCTTGGTGATGTTAATGCCTTTGTGATCGAAAAATTCAATCAGAATATGATCTGGACGATCAGGATGAATGCGCACATGAATCCCCCCGACCGCTGCCAACGTGGGGACGACCGATCGCGCGAGGGGTAAGGCCGTCGCCTGGAGGTTGTGAATATGAACCCCCACCGACATCAGGCCCGCGATCAGCGATCGCGATACCATGCGGGAAATACTGCGCTGGTCGCGTGAGACTGTCACATGGGCACCCTGGCGCAGCGTCGATCCGTAGGCAGCCCCCAACTTGACCGCAAATTCCGGTGTGATGTCGATATTCGCTAGCCCACTGACGCCGCGTTGACCAAAGAGGTTGCGACGGGCCGTACTGCCCCAGATCAGATTCAGGTTAACGATCGCGCCGGAGTCAATGCGCTTACTCGGCCACACCCGCACCATTGGGCTAATCTGGGCCTCTTCGCCGATCGACGACAGCGCCCCCACCACTGCCCCCTCCAACACCTGGGCACGGCGATCGATGCGTGTGCCCCTGGCAATTACACAGGCTCGCAAATTCGCCTCTTCCCCAATCACACACCCACTCCAGATCACCGGACGCTTGAGCGTAGCATCGGCATGGATGGTCACGTTATCGCCAATCACAGTACCCGCATCAATGTGAACTCGCGGTCCAATCCGGCAGTTGCTGCCAATTAAAACCGGGGTTTCAATTTGGGCGAGGGGATCGATCGTCGTATTTTGACCTACCCAGAGACCGGGCGATCGCTCGTAGTAGGCAAAGGTCAAATGTGCCCGCCCATGCAGTGCATCAAACTGGGCCTGCCGATAGGCTTCCAAATGCCCCACATCACACCAATAACCTTGGGCAATATAGCCATACATGGGTTCCCCCTTGGCTAACATCAGGGGAAACAAATCTTTAGAAAAATCACACTCCTGGTATGTCGGCAAATATTCCAGTACTTTGGGTTCCAGGATATAAATGCCTGTATTGACCGTATCAGAAAAAACTTCACTGGCGGAGGGTTTCTCGAGAAACCGTTGGATTTGCCCTGTTTTGGGATCGGTGATGACTGCTCCAAACTCCAACGGATTAGAGACACGCGTAAGAATCAATGTAGCTTGCGACTGTTTATGGCGATGGTAGTCGATCGCGGCCTGCAAATCAAAATCCGTAATGCAATCGCCACTAATCACCAGAAACGTATCATCTAGCAACTCTGCAATGTTCTTCACACACCCCGCCGTGCCCAGAGGTTGATCTTCCTCCACGGCGTAGGTGATACGCACCCCAAATTCACTCCCATCCTGGAAATAATCCTGGAGGGCATCGGGCAGGTAATGGAGGGTTGCAATTACTTCTGTGATGTGGTGGCGTTTGAGCAGGTTGATAATATGCTCGGCGATCGGGCGATTCAGGATCGGCACCATTGGCTTGGGCAAATCACAGGTCAAGGGCCGCAACCGGGTACCTGAACCACCGGCCATGAGTACTGCTCGCATAGCACCTCCTTCCTCCTTCGCAGTGACCGTGCCACTTTCCTTTACCATAACCATATTCTGGCTAGGGCCGTAGGGAAGGAAGGATTAACTTCATTCTGAACTAAACGTCAAGCCGCGATCGGCACTCAACGATATAGCGAGGCTTTGAATGTATAGTCATTGCAATTTAAGCTGAAACAGTACCCTCACCCCCAGCCCCTCTCCCAGGGCGGGAGAGGGGAGTGAAAAACTGTATCGTTCTTATTTGGATTGACCATAAAGTACAGATCTATAAAAACCCCCTAGAACCCCCCTAAAGACAGAGGAAACGCCAAGGACTGCCTGTCCCTTCGTGCCCTTTGTACTGGCATGGTGCAAAATCCAGGCGGTTCTCAATCTGGGCGGGTATCGAACGGATAGTTACCCCCGACACATCACCTGGCGCATCTGACGCAGGTTATTAGGCAGATCCATCTGCATCGCTTGTTGAATAAAGCAACTGGGTACCGGAATGGTCGGCGTTGCCTGGACCCGATAGCTCAGGATCGTTCCTTGTTGATAGGGATATAACCAAAGATCTGCGGCAAAGTCCCGCAAACTCCCTCGCTCTAAGCGGAACGCAATCGTATCTCCCGTCTCCGGTTGTTCGATCACGTCCAGGAACACTTCCACCTCAAGATTTAATAGGAAAAAGGATTTTTGGGCCGTCTGATAAAGCCGCTTCCGGGTAACCCCGGCTGCGACCACGCCCAACACCTCACTGCGGGTTACGTCGGGAAAGTATTCGGTCCACCGAGAATAGTGAGTGATATGGTGCCAGACCTGGGCACGATCGCGGGGAATATAGACCCAAGCAGTTACGGCTCCCCCCCAGTCAGAGTAGGTATGGGGCTGGGTGACGATCGCGCCTCGGATCAAGGACTCCAGACGGTTGGCATCAAGCTGAAAGCGGAATTGAGTTGGGGCGGCACTGCCCCCAGAGATAGTCGTTGTCGTTTCGTTGATAGCAGTGATGGTAGTACGGGGGGATAGGGTTGCGACCATGCTTGTCCACACTTATATTTATTCGGACGGGACCTCGCAAGAAACCGACGCGGCTCAAGCAGTCAGGCTTAAGTTGTCAACTCAAGGCGTGTGTCTCACTCCCTATAAGGTACCCCTCGCCCCCTAGAGAAGCAACAAATTCACCAAAATCTCATCTTGGTCCCTCTGGTGCGCGGCAGCAGCGGGTGGTCAACCTTCCTGATGGGTGTAAAGTTAGGCAGATCTTCTTACTGACCTTGGATAGTCAAGACCGAACAGGGGGCGTGGTGCAGCACATAGTTACTGACACTCCCCAGCAGCAGTTCACTTAATCCCGATCGCCCCCGTCGCCCGATGATAATCAGATCAGCCTTCCAACTTTTAGCAATCTTGCAGATCAATTGGCCTGGATCGCCCACATTTTGGCTAAACTCAGTGGGAATGCCCAAGGCTGTGGCTTTGTCCGTTTGGGCACGCAGGTAATCCAGGCCCGTTTCCTCGATCGTTTGCCATTGCTTCATATAGTTCTTCAGCGCTTCGGTGTGTGCTGCGGAGTAAATGCTATCAGGTTCTGGATAGACCGGGGGGGGATAATCTTCGCCAAACGGTGGCAGAACATGGAGCAGCATCAGACCAGCATTGCAGAGTTTAGCCAACTCTAGGCCCCGCTCAAAAATAAGCTGGCTGGTAGCAGAATTATCTAGACCAATGAGGATTTTCTTAAACATTGTCCAAGCCCCTTGCTTCAAAACGGAATTGGGCAGCAGCACTGTCTACACCTTAAGCCGCTAAGCCTACTGCCATGGTTGATATCGCTAACTGACCCTACTCTAAGCGAAAGCTCTCGGACTACGCAGAAATTTATTAAAATTGTCAAAATTAGCGGCTCTCCTGAGTTTATGGTGGGGGCGCTACGCGCCCCCACCATAAACTCAACGTTTCCGATCGTTTATTTGTAGTTGCTGATACTGTTTACCCCAAAATCCCAGAAGAGCCAAATTAGCAAAAGTCAGTTGCCAGGAAAATCGCTATGAATGAGACGCAGGCAGCCAATGCGCAATTTCTAACGATCGAAGAAGCAACCCAAGTCGATGCCGCCCTGCTTTCCTCCCATGAGAAGTTCCTTGTACGGCTGACGATCTCATCCCTGCGCCTGCTGATCCAGATTGCTAAGGATGAACAGGTGGCGATCGCCGATCTCACGCCCCAACAAATTATCCACTGGTTTGAGCGCGATAGCCAAATCCGCCGGGAACAGGGCCAGGAGGCGGCTTTCCTGAAATGGTAAACCAGAGCTTTAGGACAGGCTTATCTAGCGGCCTGGTTTTGACCTAACCCCTAGCGGTAACTCAGGGTAAACAATATCGCCACTAGCCCAATTTCTCAGCGAAGAGGGCAAAAATAGCCTCCCAAGTTTGGGCGGCGACTTCAGGTCGGTAGTCGGGCCGTTGATCGCAGCAAAAGCCATGCCCCGCGCCGGCAAACCGAAAGATCCGATGGTCTACCTGGTGAGCTTGGAGGGCAGCCGCGATCGCGTCGACCGCCGCCGCCGGAATCAGCGGATCATCCATCCCCAAAAAAACATAAATCGTCCCGTGGATGTCGGGCGTGCGCGTGATTGTGGGCGGTCCCTCATCACCAGGCGTCATCGTGGCAATGCCTGCACCATAACAGGAAGCGGTGGCCCGAATTGCCGGGAGGGTTGCTGCCAGGTAGGCCACATGGCCCCCAAAACAAAAGCCAACACACCCCATGCCCCCCGGTTTAACCCAGGGCTGTGCCTGTAGATAGGCAATAGTGGCTTGAATATCGCTTAACAGTTGTGATGCCCGCGTCTGGTTTTTGTGGTGTCGTCCTTCGGCTAACTCTGCCTCGCTGTAGCCCACCTCAAAGCCGGGAGCGGTGCGTTGGAACAGCGCAGGGGCGATCGCGACATACCCAGCTTGGGCGATCCGCTCCGTTACCTGACGAATGTGGGCGTTTACCCCAAACACTTCCTGTAAAACGATCACTGCCGGGAAAGGCCCTCCCATCTGGGGATAGGCCAGATAGGCTTGAATCGCTAGGTCCCCATTGGGAACGGTTACAGATTCAGTATGGAGAGACGGATCAGACATGGAGGATTCACCCAACCTTCAGCAGTTTAAATGTGAAGTGCGATTCCAGATTTTCTCACGGCTTCCGAGTCATACACCACAATGACTGCCGCCAAATACCGAGTGTAGCTCATATCAGCTACCGGAATATAGACATTGGGGTTCTTCTACCTGCACCCGCTGCTCATTGTTGCAGATTATTGATCACCTATTGAACCCTCGAACCCGCCATTGAATGCCTGCTAGCGGTTGGCGGTTGGTGACACTGCGCCCATGAATGAAGCTAGGTTAGTGGAATGGCTCAGGCGTGATTTGAACACGCGACCTTGGGCTTATGAGTCCCCTGCTCTGACCAACTGAGCTACTGAGCCGCAAGCTGTCTTTAGCTATCATATCGCGTTGTGGCCCTTTCTGATACGCCATCCGCCAAAATGGTCTGAAACCTGGATTGACTGACCAAACTCGGACTCCCCTCACCCCCACCCCTGTCCCAGAGCGGGAGAGGGGCTTCCAGCCAGGGGATTGGGGTAAAGTCCCTTCACTCCTGGTGGGAGAAGGGATTTAGGCGTGAGGATAGAGCAGTGAGCAGTGAGGGCAACGGAGTGACTATCTCTGTTTTCTGTTTTCTGTTTTCTCTCCTCGTGAAAGGGGAAAAGATTTGTCAGTCAACCAATAATTGCGCCCCGGTTGACCAGATCTTCCTTCTGGTTGCTGTCTAGGCTGAACGCTTTGCCAAAGATGGCTCCCTTGACGATCGCATCGCGGAAATCGGCTTCAGTTAAAAGCGCGTCCTCAAAGTTAGCCTCCCGCAGCAGCGCTTTACGAAAATCCGCGCCCCTGAGAATGGATCGTCGGAAGTCAGCACTGATCAAGTAGGCATTGCGGAGATCAGCCTTGGTTAGGTCTGCGCCAATGAGATCTGCTTTGGTCAGGTTGGCATGGCTGAGATCCGCCCCCTTGAGGTTTGCGCCACTCAGATCAGCAGCGGTTAGGTTAGACCCGATAAAATCCGCCTCGGTTAACTTGGCCCCACTGAGGTCAGCCCCGATTAACTCAGTCCCAATTAACTGAGCACCAATCAAGTTCGCGTCAATACAATTTGTCCGGATGAGGCAGGCCTCGGTAAAGTCAGCCCCACTGAGCTTTGCCCCAATGAGATTAGCCCCCTTGAGACAGGCTTCCACAAAATCAGCCCCAAACAAATTGGCCTTATCCAGATTGGCTCCCCGCAAATTAGCTCGAATTAGGTTAGCTCCAATTAAATTGGCCTCACCGAGAAACGATTCGCTTAAGTCAACTCCATTGAGGTTAGCCATACTCAGGTTAATACCCATTAGATCGGTACGGGCAAGATCAGCCCCTACCAAGTCTGGCAAAATTTCGGGATTAGCTGCCCGCCAGTCATTCCAACGCTGACTTCCCTGTTTGAGGAGATTGAGATGTTCCCGGTTTGCCATAGCGCCTCGTGATGTTTTGGGAGTTGACCAGCGGTTTCTGCCTTCTCACCCTTCACTATCGTCTTCTAGTTCCAGTCCTAGTGCTGACCGCTGTTCTGGGGAGAAGGCTTGTCATTTAGCGAATAGTTGTCGTCACTGTTGACGTTCCTGAATGATTTAATCAGTCGATTTGGTCAGGATGGCAATCCCTTGTCAAAGAGAGTTCATCGCTCCAGAGTATCGGGCAGGAAAGGAATAGCGTTGTCAGGCAGGAGGGTTACCCGGCTGACGGCGATGACCTCGTCGGGAATGGGTTGCTGCAGTCGCTCAATGTCCATCCTGATTCTCCCAATCCCTATGGTCCCCAGTGTAGGGGTGGCTCGCAAGTCATACAAGGACCGCCGGCTGGCACTGCATACCTTGCACCTATGTCTAAACTCGATGGTCATACTGGTAAGCACGATCGCCGCCTGCGCGTTAGAGTGCAGGAAAGTAGGAAAGCTTGTCTATCTTTGCACCTGAATATCTTTGTACCTGAATTAATGCTAACACCACCCCCCCCTTACTTAACCCATGAACCGCTGATTCGCTTGGGCTGCTTTGTTGGCGTCCTAGTCCTGATGAGTTTATGGGAACTGGTGGCTCCCTGTCGGCCCCTCGTTGCGTCTAAACCTCAACGTTGGGGAAGTAATCTGGGTCTAGTGCTTCTGAATACGATCCTGCTACGCACCGTTTTTCCCCTGACAGCCGTTAACCTGGCGACGATCGCAACGGCCCAAGGCTGGGGGCTGTTGCAGGCCCTCACGCTGCCCGGTTGGTTGGTTTTAGGTTTATCCGTGCTGCTTTTAGATTTAATTGTTTATGGACAGCATCTGGTGTTTCATTTCGTTCCCCTTCTCTGGCAGTTGCATAAGGTTCACCATACCGATCTCGATTTTGATGTGACCACTGCCTTACGATTCCATCCCTTAGAAATTGTGCTATCAATGGGGATTAAATGTGTCGCGATCGTCGGGTTGGGTACCCCCGCCCTAGCGGTGTTGATCTTTGAGGTTTTGCTCAATGCAACTGCAATGTTTAATCACAGTAATGTGAGTTTACCAAATGGGGTCGATCGCGTTCTCAGAAGGTTTATCGTTACCCCAGATATGCACCGCATCCACCATTCGATCATTGCCCAGGAAACCAAT
This DNA window, taken from Trichothermofontia sichuanensis B231, encodes the following:
- a CDS encoding sterol desaturase family protein — encoded protein: MSKLDGHTGKHDRRLRVRVQESRKACLSLHLNIFVPELMLTPPPPYLTHEPLIRLGCFVGVLVLMSLWELVAPCRPLVASKPQRWGSNLGLVLLNTILLRTVFPLTAVNLATIATAQGWGLLQALTLPGWLVLGLSVLLLDLIVYGQHLVFHFVPLLWQLHKVHHTDLDFDVTTALRFHPLEIVLSMGIKCVAIVGLGTPALAVLIFEVLLNATAMFNHSNVSLPNGVDRVLRRFIVTPDMHRIHHSIIAQETNSNFGFNLPWWDYLFGTYRDRASLSPQAMAIGLSEYQQDLRVTQWFWLLLLPFGPVSNKNDCDRENDCDRE